The Anas acuta chromosome 7, bAnaAcu1.1, whole genome shotgun sequence DNA window ttttttctttcattttatttatttttgacttttttgactagaaaaaaaaatacaatgtcgtttgtgttttattttattattttgtttcttttaaaattattcttggTTTTACTTTATTACTTTATATCGAATTACtactttattttaatactatattattttcatttcatttatttttgtctttttggaCTAGAAAAACCACACAACGCTGTTTgtgttttactttattattttgtttctttttatttgcaattattttttctttttaaaattttgtatttcttattatttattatttttgttttattttattactttattttattttaacattttatttatttatttttattattgtatttcatttcgtttcatttcatttcgtaactttattttattttaaataaaatatttaataaattaatatctttaataaattaattatttatcaattatttttcattttaaattttaattaattaattattaattattatttatcatttaatgaataatttaattaaattaatatatttaataaattaataaatttaattaataaaatttattttatttataataaaataaaattagtttatataatttttatataaaatattatataatttatataaatttatgttttgttttattttattttattttattttattttattttattttattttattttattttattttattttattttattttttcagattttgttgcTTCCCCCTTCACACTCCCCCTGCTCCCGGGGCCGGCCCTTTGCCCTGTGTGTGCCCCACACGGCCGCCAGGGGGCGCTGCGACACCGCTCACGGGCCCGGGGCTGtgaccgggggggggacacggagccggtcccggtcccgttccccatccccgtccccatcccgctccagccccccccccccccccatcccctctcccATCCCCGCCCCGCCATTGGTCGCGCCCCCTCTTAGCCccgccccctctccccccaccccctcccctaTTGGCCCTCaccccggggccggccccgccccTCAGTCACGCgccgcgggggggggccggcggcgggcggcgaTTGGCGGAGGGGCGCGCgggcggccccgccccctcaACGGTTACCGGCCGGCCGTTGGCGGCCGTTAGTCGCGGCCCCGCCCGGGTgaggcggagcggggcggagcggggcggggagcgCCGCGCGGCTCCACCAAGGCGGcgctcggctcggcccggctcCGGCAGTCGCCGCCCGTCGGGTCCCGCGGGCAGCCGCGCCCCGCCTGCCGCCAGCACCGCCGCCAGCACCGCCACCGGTGCCAAGCGGGGCACGGCCGCGGGCGAtgaggggcggcggcggccccgccgccgagCCCTGACTAAAGATGGCCGCGCTGCCCGGGGGGAACatggcggggggcggccggggggcgcggggagcgccgctgctgctgctgctgctgctgggctgctgctgccgcatgggccgcccgcccgccgcctccgccgctGCTCcgcctgcctcttcctcctcatcatcctcatcctcctcgGCGGAGGAGACGGTGATCATCGGGCTGCGGCTGGAGGACACGGACGACGTCTCCTTCATGGAGGGGGGAGCGCTGCGGGTGAGCGAGAGGACGCGGGTGAAGCTGCGGGTGTACGGGCAGAACATCAACAACGAGACCTGGTCGCGCATCGCCTTCACCGAGCACGAgaggcggcggggaggaggcCGGGCGACGCTGGCTGGAGACGgcgggggagcggcggcggtggtggggagaggaggaggaggaggaatgggctcctcggctggaggaggaggtggaggtggtggtggtgttggaggaggaggaggaggcggtggagcCCCGCAGCGCTGCGGCATCCGCACGTCGGACATCATCATCCTGCCGCACATCGTGCTCAACCGGCGCACGTCGGGCATCATCGAGATCGAGATCAAGCCCCTGCGTAAGACGGAGAAGAGCAAGTCCTATTATCTCTGCACCTCCGTCTCGGCCCCTGCTGCCGCCGCCCTAGGGCCCGGGGCCGCCGGTGGGTTGGTGGGTGCCGAGGGACCCGCCGGCCCCCCGCCCTGGGGGGAGACCACCTGGATCTACCACGACGGAGAGGACACCAAGATGATCGTCGGGGAGGAGAAGAAGTTCCTGCTGCCCTTCTGGCTGCAGGTGATCTTCATCTcgctcctgctctgcctctcGGGCATGTTCAGCGGCCTCAACCTGGGCCTCATGGCGCTGGACCCCATGGAGCTGCGCATCGTGCAGAACTGCGGCACGGACAAGGAGAAGAACTACGCCAAGCGCATCGAGCCCGTGCGCCGTCAGGGCAACTAcctgctgtgctccctcctgCTGGGCAACGTCCTGGTCAACACCACGCTGACCATCCTGCTGGACGACATTGCCGGCTCCGGGCTGGTGGCCGTGGTGGTCTCCACCATCGGCATCGTTATTTTCGGCGAGATCGTGCCGCAGGCCATCTGCTCCCGGCACGGCCTGGCCGTGGGCGCCAACACCATCTTCCTCACCAAGTTTTTCATGATGATGACCTTCCCGGCCTCCTACCCTGTCAGCAAACTGCTGGACTGCGTCCTGGGCCAGGAGATCGGCACCGTCTATAACCGGGAGAAGCTGTTGGAGATGCTGCGGGTCACCGACCCGTACAACGATCTGGTCAAGGAGGAGCTCAACATCATCCAAGGAGCCCTGGAGCTGCGCACCAAGACGGTGGAGGACGTGATGACTCCGCTCCGGGACTGCTTCATGATCGCTGCCGAGGCCGTGCTCGACTTCAACACCATGTCCGAGATCATGGAGAGCGGCTACACCCGCATCCCCGTTTTCGAGGGTGACCGCTCCAACATCGTGGACCTGCTCTTCGTTAAGGACCTGGCTTTTGTGGACCCTGACGACTGCACGCCCCTCAAGACCATCACCCGGTTCTACAACCACCCGCTGCACTTTGTCTTCAACGACACCAAGCTCGACGCCATGCTGGAGGAGTTCAAGAAAGGTGGGATGATGGCAGGGCccggggggtggtggggagcacCCCTGGtgagggggctctgaggggatCCCTCGCTGTTTCCCCTCACAGAGGCTTTGGGAAGGTGCACTCGGAACAGAGGAGCCTGAATTTAGGCATCCTCCAGCTCCTTGACCCAGAAAGCTGACCCGTGGCTGGGTGATGGTCTGTGCCCCCTGCCTCTTTTCCCCACTACCGGGCTGTGTGTGTGGGCATCGTGCCAAGCaaggctgctttttgtttttttcttttttccactcaTCTGCACATTATAGTGGGAACTGCTGACATGAATACGCGCCCGTTACTTGGCTCAGTCCTCCCTGTGCTTTTTCAGCTGGCCTGACAGCGAGGAGAGGAGCGGGTGGGCTGCTGGTGTAGGTCACTCCTATCTTTCCGGCTTAGTGCGCACACACGTGCTGAGATAAACACGGCGTTCACACTCCATTCATCCGCTTGGCTGGCTGACTTCAGCCCTGTGCTCGTGTTACAGTTATCCTGATTGATGCTTTGATCTGGGAACCCAGAAATAGTTCCAAGGtcttaaaatgtgtttgaatGCACCTGTCTGGGTGGCACGTTGGGGTTACGGGCCTTTTTACCTAGGCTTTCCTCTGCCCCAAGGACCACAGGCTCAGCTGTGCAAACACGTGAGCCCATCTACATCTCTGCTCTAGTGTGTATTCATTGCTTCAGAACTGGATGGGGGCTTTCCATCTGAATTGTGGGAGGTGTTCTGACAGATATGCGTTAATTCTCATTATAATCCTTTGcttatgaggaaaaaacaacacaacttttttttccctttttgaatCTATTCCTCTCTGCGAGCCAAATAATGATGCAGGCAGTATGCTCTGTGCAAAAAAGTGCTTTAAAGGAAATAGTAAGTGAAATTCCAAATCAATTAGGTACTTGCAGACCATCATGCTGCTTAACTGAAGGTAAAGTGAGCGCCACAGACTGATCATAACCATGGGAGCTCAGAGCAACGTGCTGTCAGGCGGTTCTGTCTCTGAGAGATGATCTGACTGAAAGAGATGTTCATAGCTGCATTGGTACCACAGGTAGGCTAACGAGGAAAAGTTAAGTTAGCCTTTTATCAAATGCAGAATTCTCTTGAAGATAACTTTGTAAATTGGTGAACGTTTTTTCTAGgtaacatttaattttccatttagaTTTCCAGGTACTGGTTGGTCCCCACACTGAGCTTTGGCAGCATGGCATTTGATCTGTTTCCGCCTGCTTAACTCAGTTTAGGGGATTCAGAGGGCTATTCCGTTGGTATTCTCacttttctttcacagatgGAAGGTGAACACACTCTGCTTTTTGCTgaccagagcagcagctgctctgtttaGTTCTTTCTGCCTCAGTGTGGTGATGGGGAAATCTTACTCTGGTTCAGAGCTGTTGAACAGGAGATGTGGGAGAGCCTTGCCTGTGGTTTCTGTGCTGCAAAATCTGCAGCTCGGATCTGGGAAACTCAATTATGTCACTTAACTGCTGGCTGGTTAAGGTGGGTTCTGCTGGGTGTGCAGGCCTGGAGTTCTTTTCCCTCTGTTACTCTGACTCCAGGTAGCGTGGCAGGGTTCTTAACCTGCAGCTGGACctctggtttttttttttttttctagctttgtGTGTAGCAATGTGTCTGAAGGGAGGTGAAACACTcctgtgtgtttaaaaataggAGCCCTTTTATTTAATAGCTGGGAGAATCAGGCATTTTAATCCTGCAAGTGTGGCAAAGCCAAATAGGCCTCTTTGCACTTTCTGAAATTCATGCCTAAAATAGGCTCCTTAATTCTTTGGGGTTGCTTGGAAGGTACACACCAGAGGTAGCTTTTGCTGATAGCCAGAGGACTTCTCTTGCCTGCACCAGGTAAATTCCCAGCAGCACAAGTTTAGGATGACTTCCTAATGGGAACGTGTGCCCTGCTGCAACCACTGCGTTCTGGAGCAGTCCCTGTAGTAGTGGATTAATTTGGGATAGTTTGATCGTGCCTCATATTTACTCCAGGACGGCCGTGCTGGTTGCTGTGCATTGACAAGCCCTGGTGTTAGGACTAGTTCCGTCTTAACtggtttttctttaaacatgcaGATAGGGTGGAAATAAATAGCTTCCTTTGTCCTTTGAAATGAATGTAAATAACTGATAGCTTGCTTGATCTGGCATAGCGCGCTGTCTTTTGCAAGAGTTCTTCAAACTCCTTTCTGCACGGCAACCTTGCCAAATTCCCGTGAGAATGTACAAATTAAGGGTGAGAATCAAATTGCATGTTGTTCTCTGGTAAagtgctgaaaataaataagcttaGGGTTTTTAATCGCCCCTTTCCCACCACATTGACCTTCCACCACGGTAGGCTTGCTCCAAAACtctctcctgcctttctccCACCCAGGTGGCTACAACCCTGTTCGTTGCAGCGAGCAGCTCGTGTGATAGTGCTGCTGTCAGTTAAAGGCTTTAATCTGTTCAAggaaagaggctttttttttttattattattttttaagaagtttaGGAGTTAACATAAATTGGAGCCTACCAGGGAAGAGATGAAAAGCCAAGCATGGCAGGATACGCGTCCTTCTGGTGCTGTGGCAGATGAAACTGGTAGTTTTGTACTTGCTTAGGCTGGGCAGCTGGAGGATTTGGTGGTGAGCTTTATTATTAATGTTCTTTGCCCACAGTTGCAAAATGAATATATGCTTCACCTCTATGCTGCCAGGCAAGAAACTTAATTTTAAGAGAGCTGCAGCACATTCCCGTTCCCGTGTTGCTCTAATCTCTTGAAGTATGAATAAACATGACTTCTGAAGCAGCCTGCTAAAAAGCTTCTCTCCTAAAAAgccttgtttattttaaaataaataaaaacttctgaaagTGGAGTAGCTTTCTATTTCTGTCAACAGACCTCAACTCCATTTGCCAGCTAGCTGTGCAGACTGGGCATTCAGCTTACTTGAATCCAATCTGTTCAACCCCAGTTTAATGCAGGGAAGTACAGGGTACCCGTTCCACAAGTCAGGGAAATGACCTGCCCGACTTTGCAAAGATGTGTCTTGTTTGAAATAACCTCTTGCTGGCTGTTGCTGTGAAGGGGAGCAAGGCGACAGCTCTTCCAGGATCAATTACTGTCCTGGCTCCTAAGGTGCAGCAGGGAGTGAATGAGCATCAAAGTCATTTTTTGGAAAGAAGCTATGGGCTGTCTCATCTGGTATCTTTTCCCTTGCTGGTAAGTGttgtgttgttgctgttgttatcTTGACAGTTTTCCTAGGTCTTTGGCACTTGTTTGGAGTGTTTTTCAGTGCTGGACCTCTGCATGTGttatcctaaatccaaaatttTCTATTTGAAGCTCTCCGAATGCCAGAGTTAGAAGAATCCAGCTTGCAAAGCGTTGATTTCTAATACTAATATTCTAAGATTGGCCCTCTTTTTACCAGTCATCATACGGCTGCTTTCCTGGTGGCCTGGACAGCCTTGTAGTGAGGCAGTTTCTCAGTCAGAGTCTTCCTTATCCGTACTAGGAGATCTTTGACTTGTATGTTTTGATCTTATTTGTATCTGTCTCTAGTATTACGTTATAGTAAAGATCAGAGTTAATAACCTAGTACAGAGAAGTCATGGAAACTGTGTGCAGCGGTCCTGAGCTCTTATTTTCTGAATCACATGGCAGCCTTGAGACAATTCCTGGATTCCTTATTAAAATTATTGCCGACTGAAccttaaaagatttttcttccctaaaacCTTGTCAGATTTAACTTGAGGATCTTTTCTGCATGCTCTGTTGATTTTTGTTGTCTGTCTTTAAGAATGTATTTGTTTAGTAAGGACATAGaccaattttttttctcagggtcttatttcttttctagTTCTTCCTCCCACTCCCAGGAAAACCATGGCCCAGGAACCTGAAACTCTTACTTCTGAGGGGAGGGACAGCGAGTGACTGGTAGCCCACAAATCCAAAGCTCTGCACTGCTGTTATTCTGGGCTGAGCTCTCTTTCTGCTATTAGGTCGCTTACCTTTCTGCTGCAACTCCAACCCAGACTTGCAGCTCACTTCTTTCCTGGTCTCTTTCAGGTTTTATAGGTTCCCATCCTGCTGAATCTGAGTCCAAGCTTCCAATAAGTAAACTTCATTTAACGCATCTGAATGCTTGTTTTCTGGTTCGTCTAACAGGTTGTTTGTCTCtgaagctgtttttctgtttaggCTGTGACTGCAGCATTACAAGGAACTGGAAGAAACTACATAAATCCCTTCTGGAATTATCAAAGGCATGTAAAACTCCTTCTTGGAAAACAATATTGCTTTCAAGGCCGCTTGGCTAAAAAAAGGCATCTCTTCGGATCCTTTTAGGAGAATTCACGTAAAGATAAAGGTGTTGAGGTCCCACACGGAGACTTCTTGTGTGAAGAGAATAGGGCAATTATTAGGGAATTTGCCACCAAGATACAGAAGGCATAGCACAATGTGCCTGTAGGTTTGTTCCTGGGGGATGCGTTCAAGGGCAGCTCCGGCTCTCCTGGGGCTCACTGCTGCGATGCTTTTGTGGGCCTAGGAGAAGGAGAGAtggtgctggagagcagcagtgctgtgtcaGCCTGGCCTTGGTGAGGAGCCCAGCTGGAGGCTCTGTTCTGCTGCTAAGGGCAGAATGAGATGTGGATCACGGAGAGGAGTAAGCAAATTCAGTGCCCTAAGTGTTCAGAGCAGTACAGGTCTGAATTTGACACGTGTGCTTGGCATCATTCTTTGATTGCTTTTTAGCTCATGATTAGAGTCTCATTAGTCAACAAAGACAAGCTGTTGCCATTTCCCCCAGTGTTCTCCAAGTTAGCAAACTCCTGCACCCACCGGGGTGAATTCCGCAAGCGAGCCAGGTTCCTATCTGCTTTCTGTCTATAAAGGCTCTCTGTGATAGGCACAGCTACAAATTTCAGGTCAGTCTGTGCTGTCAGCAGCATTTCCTGGCCAGTTTTGAAGCCGAATATGGAGAGAAGAGGCAAAATGTTGACTTCTGAGCAAATTCAGTAGTACAGTGAAGTGATCAGGTAGTGTAACCAGTGCAGTTTTCTTCCAGGGCTgagatttttttgattttttcagtatttctctgcCAACGTGAGGTACTGAGGAGCAGAACGCTCTGCGTACATCAGTCAACTACAAGGGTGTAAAACCAGTGACAAAGAGTGctagaaaagaggaaatgtgttttgttccCCCTGGAAGCTTGGTGATCTCATCAAGCTGCAATTCAAGAGCTTCTGAAACTAAAGATATTGTCTTTAATAAGTCGTCTtaggtgtttgtttctttctgtgagcGTGTCTAATCAACACTGAACCTTTGTCAGCTCTTGTGTGTGGGCGAGCAGCAATAGCGTGGTATCTCCCATCAGTTGCTTTGTAATGTGAGTGGCAGAAGGAGATGGATCTAAAGGTTGCGGTTCTGATCGTCATCTCTGGAAAATGCTGGGAACTGTGGAAACGCTATTGCTATTTTGCTGTTCAGCCAAAGCTAGTAAATATTACAGCGGAAGCTGTCTGCACAACCATTATTTGACACTAGTATGGGAGCATTATTATGCAGTTTCTAATTATGTGATCGCAGACTGCCTGTTCAAGACCTCTGGATAGCGATGTAATTGAATAAGTGAGCTTGAGATACTCTTATCAGCCTCTTCAGTGCCCCGTGCCAAAGCAAATATTTGGGACAAAATCATCCTTTTGTTAACCTCATGTATTAGGCccattgttcttttttatttcatgtttcaaaTCTGTTCTGATGCCTAAATATTGAGCCATTAGCATGTGTGATTGCAGGAGAGCTCAGCAGCAAAGCAACTCAACAACAGGTTTATTTTGCAGGCTGTAGTATCGCTCTAGCTGGCAATAGAGTAAAGGAGGGAGTTAGTCACCTCACCTCTTCCAAACACTTCACAAAGTATGCTTAATATTAAGAGTTGTAAGTCAGTTTTACAGCTGCCTAGGCACTATAAAATGGGTCTAGAATGAACGGAGAGGCTGAGCAGTGTGTTGAATGAGTCTGTATCTCATCCTacattgctttttctgttaatatttaaGAAGAACTCTTTTTCATTCGCTCACGTGCCTCTACCAATTGCACTTCTAATGTTGAGTCTCTCCCAGTTTCACTGATGGAGCTTGGAAAACTAACCCTCAACACAAGGTACTGCAGTACTCTGAACCGTACCCTGGTGAGCGTGACCTGGTACTCCTGTTAATTTGACCAGATCCTCAAATACAGCTTACCAGCTACAAACAGGAGTGCAAATACTTGGTGCTAATGAGCTATAGTGAACAGCACATGGCAAAAAATCTCAGATCAGCCAGTGGATCCAGCCTGGCTCCTGCCACGGGCACTGAGTCATTTCGGGACCATCTAgtgatgctttttgttttactttttccgTGATTACCTATCGTTGAAGTGAGATGTATAAATCTGTCAGTAGCTTTCCTCAGGTGGAATCTGCCTTTTCTCTTGGCCTAGGAATCAGCATGGCCCAGTAGCTGCTGGCAGAAGAAGCCATTCTGAGAATAAACTAGGGCCGAGTGTGGTGGCATACAAGACAGCTGTGAGAAGGGCATGAAGGGAAGCTGTTAAGGAACTCGAAGGGGTAGAGTTGGCCTGGTCACCTTAGTATAGGTCTTCTTATTGAGAGGTGGGTGTAGGGAAGAGAAATAGATGGCTTGGGACAGGTAAGTTGAGAAGTTCCTTTGGGTTCTAAATCTTGTACAACATGGAGTAATGAAGATCTGAATCCTCAAAGCGTATtatttagaatttaaaaattaaaaatttaaaaattaaaaatttagaaattagaaattaaaatttagaaattaaaagcatATGTTTAgacagagaaactgaaagatTTCCTATAGCAcctgaaagaaaatcagcagTGTGATGACTCAAGGGCTCTTAACCATACAGCATCTTTCACAAAGTGAACTTGGAGGAATCAGGTCCCCATTAAGCAGTCCAGCTGGGAACACAAGGTTGCAAGAGGACAGCAGAGAAGGTAGAGATCCCTCTCTCAGACCAAAGGCTGTTGTGCTTGGAGAGGATCTGGCTGGTGCTTCATcttgccagcagagctgcattaACACAATGGCTTGGGCAGCTCATCTTTCCATTCCTGGCCCCCAGTAATGTTGAGGCTTCGATTCTTTCCAAGCTTGCCTCTACAAGCTCtcccactttattttttttatttttttgtccttctctaCTCAGAAGTACTCTCTCCTATTTATGATCCTGTCTGTGCTAGCTTTCTGTTCTTGGAGAGTCATGAGTAGGGGCCCTTGGAGACCTTCAAGCCATTGTTCTCATGTTTTGTCTTAAAGCTGCCTGGGAGCCTTGCAGACTTCTGGTAGGCAGCCAATTTCCACTGAACAGAAGAGTGATTTTTCAGGATTTTCCACACTTCTGCGTTGTCTGTGGGACGTCATAAGGATTGTCTGCCTTTGGTGACTGTGTGTCAGCACACAACCTGTAAAAGCAAGAGAGGTTTCTTTGGTTGGCTTGGCTGGCGTGTTGGAAATTAGGATTCTTACATGGGCGTTTGTGGTTATCTTTGTGGTTTAAAGACATGAGTCAATCTTGCTCTCTACCTACCAGTGATGATATCAGCTTGAGAGGTCTAGTAAATGTATTCAAGAGAAGCAACTTGTCTTGTAACGGAGCTGTCTTCAAATACCCAAGGCCTAGATTGAGCAGAAACCTCAGAGCTAGGAAAGCTTGTGTGAATGGGACTTTGTTGTCCCTTTGTGTTGAAGCATTTTGCTTGTAAACATGGTTGGGTGGAGGAATTTCAGAGTTTAAATTTGAAACAGCAGCCCTTCTCATGGAGGAATTGTCTTTTGAAGGGAAGAGTGTGATGCCTGTCAACCTGGGAGCTGAAACCTGGCGATTACCGAGGCCTGGAGCTGTAAGCTAACCTGCTTCTCCTGCCGTTACTGATTAACCAAGCGGGAGCTTTGCTCCagccagaggagctggggcCAGAAGATGAGCACATACATTTAATACAAAAGATCGGTGTAGTTTTGTTCTGTGATGCTTTCCGTTGGGATTGCACCACTCTTCTCGCTGGCAGTCCTGAAGGGATCCGCTCTTCAAACGAGAGCGGTGTCGTAacactgctctctgcagggtGAGCCGTCTCATCAAGGCTGGGCAATTCCTTGCTTGAGGTTCTCATCCCCAAGAGGCGTGAATGAAAGTTGTTCTTTTATAGTGAGCTTTTATGGCGGTATAATCTCTTGCAGTGATATGACGGAGCCATCCACGACAGTTGATCTTTATGGAGGtgaacaaagctttttttttttttttttttcccctactcgTCCGTGGGTCATCAGAGCAATGAAATGCT harbors:
- the CNNM2 gene encoding metal transporter CNNM2 isoform X5, coding for MAALPGGNMAGGGRGARGAPLLLLLLLGCCCRMGRPPAASAAAPPASSSSSSSSSSAEETVIIGLRLEDTDDVSFMEGGALRVSERTRVKLRVYGQNINNETWSRIAFTEHERRRGGGRATLAGDGGGAAAVVGRGGGGGMGSSAGGGGGGGGGVGGGGGGGGAPQRCGIRTSDIIILPHIVLNRRTSGIIEIEIKPLRKTEKSKSYYLCTSVSAPAAAALGPGAAGGLVGAEGPAGPPPWGETTWIYHDGEDTKMIVGEEKKFLLPFWLQVIFISLLLCLSGMFSGLNLGLMALDPMELRIVQNCGTDKEKNYAKRIEPVRRQGNYLLCSLLLGNVLVNTTLTILLDDIAGSGLVAVVVSTIGIVIFGEIVPQAICSRHGLAVGANTIFLTKFFMMMTFPASYPVSKLLDCVLGQEIGTVYNREKLLEMLRVTDPYNDLVKEELNIIQGALELRTKTVEDVMTPLRDCFMIAAEAVLDFNTMSEIMESGYTRIPVFEGDRSNIVDLLFVKDLAFVDPDDCTPLKTITRFYNHPLHFVFNDTKLDAMLEEFKKETKRNKGMWLPLLRARIFFYLDDSEALLLPITEQKPKEIIPNSLKNVGQITN
- the CNNM2 gene encoding metal transporter CNNM2 isoform X3, producing the protein MAALPGGNMAGGGRGARGAPLLLLLLLGCCCRMGRPPAASAAAPPASSSSSSSSSSAEETVIIGLRLEDTDDVSFMEGGALRVSERTRVKLRVYGQNINNETWSRIAFTEHERRRGGGRATLAGDGGGAAAVVGRGGGGGMGSSAGGGGGGGGGVGGGGGGGGAPQRCGIRTSDIIILPHIVLNRRTSGIIEIEIKPLRKTEKSKSYYLCTSVSAPAAAALGPGAAGGLVGAEGPAGPPPWGETTWIYHDGEDTKMIVGEEKKFLLPFWLQVIFISLLLCLSGMFSGLNLGLMALDPMELRIVQNCGTDKEKNYAKRIEPVRRQGNYLLCSLLLGNVLVNTTLTILLDDIAGSGLVAVVVSTIGIVIFGEIVPQAICSRHGLAVGANTIFLTKFFMMMTFPASYPVSKLLDCVLGQEIGTVYNREKLLEMLRVTDPYNDLVKEELNIIQGALELRTKTVEDVMTPLRDCFMIAAEAVLDFNTMSEIMESGYTRIPVFEGDRSNIVDLLFVKDLAFVDPDDCTPLKTITRFYNHPLHFVFNDTKLDAMLEEFKKGKSHLAIVQRVNNEGEGDPFYEVLGIVTLEDVIEEIIKSEILDETDLYTDNKTKKKVAHRDRKQDFSAFKQTDSEMKVKISPQLLLAMHRFLATEVEAFGPSQMSEKILLRLLKHPNVIQELKYDEKNKKAPEHYLYQRNKPVDYFILILQGKVEVEAGKEGMKFEAGAFSYYGVMALTASPVPLSLSRTFVVSRTELLAAGSPGRSPAQNYASQPKTSLHLGPVA
- the CNNM2 gene encoding metal transporter CNNM2 isoform X2; the encoded protein is MAALPGGNMAGGGRGARGAPLLLLLLLGCCCRMGRPPAASAAAPPASSSSSSSSSSAEETVIIGLRLEDTDDVSFMEGGALRVSERTRVKLRVYGQNINNETWSRIAFTEHERRRGGGRATLAGDGGGAAAVVGRGGGGGMGSSAGGGGGGGGGVGGGGGGGGAPQRCGIRTSDIIILPHIVLNRRTSGIIEIEIKPLRKTEKSKSYYLCTSVSAPAAAALGPGAAGGLVGAEGPAGPPPWGETTWIYHDGEDTKMIVGEEKKFLLPFWLQVIFISLLLCLSGMFSGLNLGLMALDPMELRIVQNCGTDKEKNYAKRIEPVRRQGNYLLCSLLLGNVLVNTTLTILLDDIAGSGLVAVVVSTIGIVIFGEIVPQAICSRHGLAVGANTIFLTKFFMMMTFPASYPVSKLLDCVLGQEIGTVYNREKLLEMLRVTDPYNDLVKEELNIIQGALELRTKTVEDVMTPLRDCFMIAAEAVLDFNTMSEIMESGYTRIPVFEGDRSNIVDLLFVKDLAFVDPDDCTPLKTITRFYNHPLHFVFNDTKLDAMLEEFKKGKSHLAIVQRVNNEGEGDPFYEVLGIVTLEDVIEEIIKSEILDETDLYTDNKTKKKVAHRDRKQDFSAFKQTDSEMKVKISPQLLLAMHRFLATEVEAFGPSQMSEKILLRLLKHPNVIQELKYDEKNKKAPEHYLYQRNKPVDYFILILQGKVEVEAGKEGMKFEAGAFSYYGVMALTASPAENKSPPRPCGLNHSDSLNRSDRIDAVTPTLGSSNNQLNASFLQVYVPDYSVKALTDIQFVKISRQQYQNALMASRMDKTPQSSDSENTKIELTLTELHDGLPDETANLLNEQNCVTHNKPNHSMHSEGAI
- the CNNM2 gene encoding metal transporter CNNM2 isoform X6; amino-acid sequence: MAALPGGNMAGGGRGARGAPLLLLLLLGCCCRMGRPPAASAAAPPASSSSSSSSSSAEETVIIGLRLEDTDDVSFMEGGALRVSERTRVKLRVYGQNINNETWSRIAFTEHERRRGGGRATLAGDGGGAAAVVGRGGGGGMGSSAGGGGGGGGGVGGGGGGGGAPQRCGIRTSDIIILPHIVLNRRTSGIIEIEIKPLRKTEKSKSYYLCTSVSAPAAAALGPGAAGGLVGAEGPAGPPPWGETTWIYHDGEDTKMIVGEEKKFLLPFWLQVIFISLLLCLSGMFSGLNLGLMALDPMELRIVQNCGTDKEKNYAKRIEPVRRQGNYLLCSLLLGNVLVNTTLTILLDDIAGSGLVAVVVSTIGIVIFGEIVPQAICSRHGLAVGANTIFLTKFFMMMTFPASYPVSKLLDCVLGQEIGTVYNREKLLEMLRVTDPYNDLVKEELNIIQGALELRTKTVEDVMTPLRDCFMIAAEAVLDFNTMSEIMESGYTRIPVFEGDRSNIVDLLFVKDLAFVDPDDCTPLKTITRFYNHPLHFVFNDTKLDAMLEEFKKVKQRLERFWNIIHD
- the CNNM2 gene encoding metal transporter CNNM2 isoform X4 gives rise to the protein MAALPGGNMAGGGRGARGAPLLLLLLLGCCCRMGRPPAASAAAPPASSSSSSSSSSAEETVIIGLRLEDTDDVSFMEGGALRVSERTRVKLRVYGQNINNETWSRIAFTEHERRRGGGRATLAGDGGGAAAVVGRGGGGGMGSSAGGGGGGGGGVGGGGGGGGAPQRCGIRTSDIIILPHIVLNRRTSGIIEIEIKPLRKTEKSKSYYLCTSVSAPAAAALGPGAAGGLVGAEGPAGPPPWGETTWIYHDGEDTKMIVGEEKKFLLPFWLQVIFISLLLCLSGMFSGLNLGLMALDPMELRIVQNCGTDKEKNYAKRIEPVRRQGNYLLCSLLLGNVLVNTTLTILLDDIAGSGLVAVVVSTIGIVIFGEIVPQAICSRHGLAVGANTIFLTKFFMMMTFPASYPVSKLLDCVLGQEIGTVYNREKLLEMLRVTDPYNDLVKEELNIIQGALELRTKTVEDVMTPLRDCFMIAAEAVLDFNTMSEIMESGYTRIPVFEGDRSNIVDLLFVKDLAFVDPDDCTPLKTITRFYNHPLHFVFNDTKLDAMLEEFKKGLKLNTSNALAIIILFGQSVHASKDKVSPIKSKKISVVMGCYDEVLITNLCI